Proteins encoded together in one Rana temporaria chromosome 6, aRanTem1.1, whole genome shotgun sequence window:
- the LOC120944344 gene encoding up-regulator of cell proliferation-like, protein MAYCEEASKTIDRLRRKLSKISEDDLGHLSNKLSLLDFLKSQDVQPGSVVWSTRDKIEEFLNTIVQRGESICRRFLFQLEDIILQFPALSDLSNAKRKTFREILSQLGMENYESHAITLSKLLTIGQENLEPITFQTVKDTPWFFLRMLMSLNMKARNTEPIQSNLSGSSDQEMNETDHLGSVHPLDVLCTILHCSDGFLQQEIVSKMSMCQFAIPLLLPSCDSPHCTFLLWAMRDIVKKWRPRSLVDRKGFKEAHLVNISMPIFSFVRLGNCSLSKSAILNHIISSAQRLFPFFIHRNLEGGNISRKISDGLVETSWYFPSGQGNSDVFPEPFMVMNLRGDVSTNSTQFAFLREISTAVFIFVDSIGENEYQALSKMGDAHTEYYIVISNASGPITVTRDYLKKLSPSLRIQEGRVLLKKRNVTHSMLVKKLQRSSALTKDGCEVSWLAVSNLKL, encoded by the exons ATGGCTTATTGTGAAGAGGCATCAAAGACCATTGACCGGTTAAGAAGAAAGCTCAGCAAGATTTCAGAGGATGATCTGGGCCACCTCAGTAATAAGCTGAGCTTGCTGGACTTCCTTAAATCCCAAGATGTCCAACCTGGCTCTGTTGTATGGAGCACGAGAGATAAAATCGAGGAGTTCCTCAACACCATCGTACAGCGAGGAGAGTCCATCTGCCGGAGATTCCTTTTCCAACTTGAGGATATAATTCTTCAATTCCCAGCCTTGTCTGACCTCTCCAATG CAAAAAGGAAAACCTTCAGGGAAATACTGTCTCAGCTCGGAATGGAGAACTATGAAAGTCATGCAATAACTCTTAGTAAATTGTTGACCATTGGACAAGAGAATTTGGAGCCAATTACTTTCCAGACAGTGAAGGACACTCCATGGTTTTTCCTAAGGATGCTCATGTCTCTAAATATGAAGGCACGCAATACAGAGCCTATACAATCAAACCTGAGCGGGAGCTCTGATCAAGAAATGAATGAAACTGACCATTTAGGCAGTGTCCATCCACTTGACGTCCTATGTACGATCTTGCATTGTTCTGACGGGTTCCTACAACAGGAAATTGTTTCCAAAATGTCCATGTGTCAATTCGCTATCCCCCTGCTGCTCCCTTCTTGTGATAGCCCACACTGTACCTTCTTGTTGTGGGCAATGAGGGACATTGTGAAAAAATGGAGACCCCGGTCTCTAGTAGATAGGAAAGGATTCAAGGAAGCACATTTAGTCAACATCTCCATGCCTATCTTCTCCTTTGTGAGACTCGGGAACTGCAGTTTGTCCAAATCAGCCATTTTAAATCATATTATCTCCTCTGCCCAGAGGCTGtttccctttttcatccataggAACTTGGAAGGTGGGAACATCTCTCGAAAAATCTCAGACGGCTTAGTGGAAACCTCCTGGTACTTCCCTTCTGGCCAAGGGAACTCAGATGTTTTTCCTGAGCCCTTTATGGTTATGAACCTGCGAGGAGATGTATCAACAAACTCGACACAGTTTGCCTTTCTTAGGGAGATTTCTACAGCTGTTTTCATATTTGTCGACAGTATAGGTGAGAATGAGTACCAGGCGTTATCGAAGATGGGAGATGCTCACACCGAATATTACATTGTCATATCGAATGCTTCCGGACCGATTACCGTTACTCGGGACTACCTAAAAAAACTTTCTCCAAGTCTTAGAATACAGGAAGGCCGGGTGCTTTTAAAAAAGAGAAATGTTACCCATTCCATGTTGGTGAAAAAgttacagcgctc CTCTGCCCTCACCAAAGATGGCTGTGAGGTCAGCTGGTTGGCAGTGTCAAATCTTAAGCTCTAA